The Planctomicrobium piriforme genome includes a window with the following:
- a CDS encoding amidohydrolase family protein, which yields MTVIDAHQHFWQLNLPFEYEWLKSPEHAPICRDYLPDDLKPHLDRCGVKKSIFVQTQHDLAENRWALSLADHYDFLAGVVGWVDLASPQCEEQLLEFKNHPKFVGIRHITQAEPNPDFIIQPDVMRGMKVLEKHAVPFDMLFFVQHLRHAETVARQVPNLPLVIDHLAKPHIKAQQIDDWLPHLKTAAKCENVCCKLSGMVTEADWKTWKPADLQPYVDHALELFGPERCMYGSDWPVCELAGSYEQVYQATRTCLSKLSETEQAQVFGGTAQKFYELK from the coding sequence ATGACTGTCATCGACGCCCATCAGCACTTCTGGCAGTTGAACCTGCCCTTCGAATATGAATGGCTGAAATCGCCCGAGCACGCACCGATCTGCCGTGATTATCTGCCGGATGATCTCAAGCCGCACCTGGACCGTTGCGGAGTGAAGAAAAGCATCTTCGTGCAGACGCAACACGATCTGGCGGAAAACCGTTGGGCTCTCTCGCTGGCAGATCACTACGACTTCCTGGCGGGGGTCGTCGGCTGGGTCGATCTGGCCAGCCCACAGTGTGAAGAGCAATTGCTTGAATTCAAAAATCACCCGAAGTTCGTCGGCATCCGGCATATCACTCAGGCAGAACCGAACCCCGACTTCATCATCCAGCCTGACGTGATGCGCGGGATGAAAGTGCTGGAGAAGCATGCGGTCCCGTTTGACATGCTGTTTTTTGTGCAGCATCTGCGGCATGCGGAAACCGTGGCTCGACAGGTTCCCAACCTGCCGCTGGTGATCGACCATCTCGCCAAGCCGCACATCAAGGCGCAGCAGATCGACGACTGGCTGCCGCATTTGAAGACCGCCGCGAAATGTGAAAACGTGTGCTGCAAGCTTTCCGGCATGGTGACCGAAGCGGACTGGAAAACCTGGAAACCGGCCGACCTGCAGCCATATGTGGATCACGCACTGGAACTCTTCGGCCCGGAGCGCTGCATGTACGGGTCCGACTGGCCGGTCTGCGAACTGGCCGGCAGCTACGAACAGGTGTATCAGGCGACGAGAACCTGCCTGTCCAAGCTTTCAGAAACAGAACAGGCCCAGGTCTTCGGCGGAACGGCGCAGAAATTCTACGAGCTGAAGTAA
- a CDS encoding DNA cytosine methyltransferase, which yields MKIPTISLFAGCGGLDLGAEKAGAKVVFANDINEDSCSTLKKYFPKITVFQGDISTASAFPDADLVIGGYPCQSFSMGGKRNPVADKRTQLYQEFGRCLKIVKPRYFLAENVSGLKKLQNGEFLQHQIDLFDSLGYRLSTKMVNACDYGVPQKRKRLIIVGVRNDLRKAFCFPSETHGRATRKHPGLIPYTSHGDAIRHLPLWPAGEFYERPHDPDGHMSWYYMSRNRKSKWDEPSYTIVANWRHVTLHPACPTMTLTWSNLSDGWKQRWDFSKEYEHLDTDSSRPILSTPRRLSWRECAAIQTFPADFTPVGKVESIFTQIGNAVPPLLAETILRPLLNGEGLVRRTTSKETLDNNALQQLLLWN from the coding sequence ATGAAAATCCCCACAATCTCACTCTTTGCCGGCTGCGGAGGACTCGACCTGGGCGCGGAAAAAGCAGGCGCTAAAGTCGTGTTTGCCAACGACATAAACGAAGATTCCTGTAGCACACTGAAAAAATATTTCCCTAAGATTACCGTTTTTCAAGGTGATATTTCGACGGCATCGGCCTTCCCGGACGCCGACCTGGTGATCGGAGGATATCCTTGCCAGTCATTCTCCATGGGGGGCAAACGGAATCCAGTCGCAGATAAACGAACTCAGCTTTACCAGGAGTTTGGTCGCTGCCTAAAGATAGTTAAACCTCGCTACTTCTTGGCAGAAAATGTATCTGGACTCAAGAAGCTGCAAAATGGTGAATTTCTTCAGCATCAAATTGATCTCTTCGATTCGCTCGGATACCGCCTCTCGACGAAGATGGTCAATGCATGCGATTACGGCGTACCGCAAAAAAGAAAGCGGCTGATCATCGTCGGAGTGAGAAATGATCTGCGTAAGGCTTTTTGCTTTCCGAGTGAGACCCACGGAAGAGCCACAAGAAAACACCCAGGCTTAATTCCATATACTTCGCACGGGGATGCAATCAGACATCTGCCGCTCTGGCCTGCTGGTGAATTTTACGAACGTCCCCACGACCCCGACGGCCACATGTCTTGGTATTATATGTCAAGAAACAGAAAATCAAAGTGGGACGAGCCTTCGTATACCATCGTAGCCAATTGGCGACATGTTACTCTTCATCCTGCTTGTCCAACCATGACACTCACTTGGTCAAATCTCTCGGATGGATGGAAGCAACGCTGGGACTTCAGCAAAGAATACGAACACCTAGACACAGACAGTAGCCGGCCAATTCTTTCCACTCCTAGGCGGCTATCTTGGCGGGAGTGTGCTGCCATACAGACTTTCCCGGCCGACTTCACTCCGGTGGGTAAAGTCGAGTCCATTTTCACACAAATCGGAAATGCCGTGCCTCCGCTTCTCGCAGAGACGATTCTGCGGCCGTTGCTCAACGGAGAGGGGCTCGTTCGACGGACAACTTCCAAGGA
- a CDS encoding vWA domain-containing protein — MRHWLWISGITLAFLAVAWLLAGLISAFGSSLFGEWQLVFQNANDPWRWWGLTVLCGACVATIAVLFTYERRLISWQLGFTLLGLRLALILVIFLTLLEPVWTWSYDRSQPERVLLALDVSQSMDTVDMQASELEKLRWADALGLFGSDDAQTRAKIWIADLKAGKEPEWVLPDEETDPARRERLAQVRKENLQSQLTEVAKLPRIEILRRAIAAVPDAVVGALSKASVLQLAAFAQNSAPIELRQLQQPLDPALLNIDRTHSNLADAAEAAHSGSNDAPLAGVILLSDGHDTDTPATAALVNRLQGLGVPVHTVLVGSEQRPRDLSILHVDHPETVFLKDKPLVKTILQTSGFEGESLTVYLQSLDSPDDDPLQRTIKPTGPSTEADFTLTEMPVGRHKYRIWTDVAPMETRDDNNSAEFALSVVDDRARVLVIEGESRWEFRFLDDTLSRDPQVSLECVLFEQPFLGILKKPFFPTKLDELGPAPAQGTQFAAYDLVLIGDVSPEDLRAQHWQELDRYVRQEGGTLILTAGKRFFPFAYQGTLAEELLPIVEPRLLKLDEAKQIGPPPARGFRLTIAADGDPLPMFQLDGDRAKSLRIWSELPGHLWGIVGKVRGGASVWAAGLAPGERPTLDSERQNAIIAQHYVGAGQVVWIGIDSTWRWRYLVGDVYHHRFWGQLIRWAVSFKASAGNDSLRLGLREAVIRAGQTAHVQVRIDERFLAQNPNLKAQAVLTRQAADRPYSQTIDLATREGNALLLESQAPGLPPGEYKVQLKLTGGETQQELPEVLLVVNAELTPELQDVHANRPLLEQIASATGGQFLQLNELHRLPELFQDANQTEHIREEVPLYSHWLILILFSGIAMTEWVLRKLNGLP, encoded by the coding sequence ATGCGTCACTGGCTCTGGATCTCAGGCATTACGCTGGCCTTTCTGGCCGTGGCCTGGCTGCTGGCCGGACTGATTTCCGCGTTTGGATCGTCGCTGTTCGGCGAGTGGCAACTGGTGTTCCAGAATGCCAACGATCCCTGGCGCTGGTGGGGATTGACGGTTCTCTGCGGTGCCTGCGTCGCGACGATTGCCGTCCTCTTCACCTACGAAAGGCGGTTGATTTCCTGGCAACTTGGATTCACGCTACTCGGACTGCGGCTCGCGCTGATTCTGGTCATCTTTCTGACGCTGCTCGAGCCGGTCTGGACCTGGTCTTACGACCGCTCGCAGCCAGAACGGGTGCTGCTGGCGCTCGACGTCTCGCAAAGCATGGACACCGTCGACATGCAGGCGTCGGAACTCGAGAAGCTCCGCTGGGCCGATGCGCTCGGTCTGTTCGGCAGTGACGACGCCCAGACTCGCGCGAAAATCTGGATTGCAGACTTGAAGGCCGGCAAGGAGCCGGAATGGGTGCTGCCCGACGAAGAGACCGATCCCGCTCGGCGCGAACGGCTCGCTCAAGTCCGCAAAGAGAACCTGCAGTCGCAACTGACAGAAGTCGCCAAACTGCCCCGAATCGAAATTCTCCGTCGGGCCATCGCGGCGGTGCCCGATGCCGTGGTCGGAGCTCTATCCAAAGCGAGCGTCCTGCAACTGGCGGCATTTGCCCAGAACAGTGCGCCGATCGAATTGCGGCAGCTGCAACAACCGCTCGATCCGGCATTGCTGAACATCGACCGTACGCACTCCAATCTGGCCGACGCCGCCGAAGCAGCACACTCCGGCTCGAACGACGCCCCGCTCGCTGGAGTGATCCTGCTCAGCGATGGTCACGACACCGACACGCCGGCCACCGCTGCACTGGTCAACCGTCTGCAAGGGCTCGGAGTGCCAGTGCATACTGTCCTGGTCGGCTCCGAACAACGCCCGCGAGATCTCTCGATTCTGCATGTCGATCACCCGGAAACCGTCTTTCTCAAAGACAAGCCGTTGGTCAAAACAATTCTGCAAACGTCGGGCTTCGAAGGGGAATCGCTGACCGTCTATCTGCAATCGCTCGACTCCCCTGACGATGACCCTTTGCAGCGGACGATCAAACCAACCGGCCCTTCCACCGAAGCCGATTTCACGCTCACCGAAATGCCAGTGGGGCGGCACAAGTACCGCATCTGGACGGATGTCGCTCCGATGGAAACGCGGGACGACAACAACAGCGCCGAGTTCGCACTCAGCGTTGTGGACGACCGTGCCCGGGTGCTGGTGATCGAAGGGGAGAGCCGCTGGGAGTTCCGTTTTCTCGACGACACTCTGTCTCGCGATCCACAGGTGTCGCTCGAATGCGTGCTGTTCGAACAACCTTTCCTCGGCATTCTCAAGAAACCCTTCTTCCCAACCAAACTCGACGAACTTGGTCCCGCACCCGCCCAGGGAACGCAGTTCGCCGCCTATGACCTCGTGCTGATCGGCGATGTCTCCCCCGAAGACCTGCGGGCACAACACTGGCAGGAACTCGACCGTTATGTGCGTCAGGAGGGGGGAACGTTGATCCTCACCGCCGGCAAGCGGTTCTTCCCTTTCGCCTATCAAGGAACATTGGCTGAAGAACTGTTGCCGATTGTCGAGCCTCGTCTGCTCAAGCTCGATGAAGCCAAACAAATCGGCCCGCCGCCTGCGCGAGGGTTTCGACTGACCATCGCCGCCGATGGAGATCCGCTGCCGATGTTTCAGCTCGACGGCGACCGCGCGAAGTCGCTGCGAATCTGGTCGGAGCTGCCGGGCCACTTATGGGGAATCGTGGGAAAGGTGCGCGGCGGGGCGAGCGTGTGGGCTGCTGGACTCGCGCCAGGCGAACGGCCGACGCTCGACAGCGAACGCCAGAACGCAATCATCGCCCAGCACTATGTGGGGGCAGGGCAGGTGGTGTGGATCGGCATCGACAGCACCTGGCGCTGGCGCTATCTGGTGGGGGACGTGTACCATCACCGGTTCTGGGGACAACTCATTCGCTGGGCAGTCTCTTTCAAGGCGTCGGCCGGAAATGACTCACTGCGACTGGGACTGCGGGAAGCAGTCATCCGCGCCGGGCAGACCGCGCATGTTCAAGTCCGTATCGACGAACGCTTCCTCGCGCAGAATCCGAATCTAAAGGCGCAAGCCGTGCTGACGCGACAAGCCGCTGACCGACCCTATTCCCAGACCATCGATCTCGCCACTCGGGAAGGAAACGCCCTGTTACTGGAAAGCCAGGCCCCCGGTCTGCCGCCGGGCGAATACAAGGTGCAACTCAAACTCACCGGCGGAGAGACTCAGCAAGAGTTGCCAGAGGTGCTGCTGGTGGTCAACGCCGAACTGACGCCTGAACTGCAGGACGTCCACGCCAATCGCCCGTTGCTCGAACAAATCGCGTCGGCCACCGGCGGACAGTTCCTGCAACTGAACGAACTGCACCGCCTGCCGGAACTCTTTCAGGACGCGAACCAGACCGAACACATCCGCGAAGAAGTCCCCCTCTACAGCCACTGGCTGATCCTGATTCTCTTCAGCGGGATTGCCATGACGGAATGGGTGCTGAGGAAACTGAATGGACTGCCGTAG
- the bioA gene encoding adenosylmethionine--8-amino-7-oxononanoate transaminase: protein MTVEPTHLSKPEQLRAWDNAHVWHPFTAMQAYEQEQAPIITSAEGFELIDFEGNRYLDGISSLWCNVHGHRVPEIDAAIKAQVDRVSHSTLLGLSSEPSIELARRLVERAPAGLTRVFYSDSGATAVEAALKMAFQYHRQKGNKPEQRDLFCTVGNAYHGDTIGSVSVGSMELFHRVYGPLLFRTLSCPSPQTLRRPVGFTAEGYREFCFAEVERIVAENASRLAAFIIEPLVQGAAGILVHPPGYLRHVREVTRRHGVPLIADEVAVGFGRTGTLFACEQEDVSPDLMCLAKGLTGGYLPVAATLATDEIYSAFLGDPSEGRTFFHGHTFTGNPLGCAAGLASLELFERNKVLQNVASNSLKLRERLSVLDSHPHVAQIRQKGIMVGVELVRDRETLTSFPSERRTGHQVTLAARRRGVIVRPLGDVAVLMPAPAMPGELIDRLCDVFLESIDEATLES from the coding sequence ATGACCGTCGAACCGACGCATCTCTCCAAACCAGAACAACTGCGGGCCTGGGACAACGCCCATGTCTGGCACCCGTTCACCGCTATGCAGGCGTATGAGCAGGAACAGGCGCCGATCATCACTTCGGCGGAAGGCTTTGAACTGATCGACTTCGAGGGGAATCGCTACCTCGACGGCATTTCGTCGCTGTGGTGCAACGTGCATGGGCACCGCGTCCCGGAGATCGATGCGGCAATCAAAGCGCAAGTCGATCGAGTGAGCCACTCGACGCTGCTGGGACTTTCGTCCGAGCCGTCGATCGAGCTGGCGCGGCGGCTTGTCGAACGCGCACCCGCTGGCCTCACGCGGGTTTTCTACTCCGACAGTGGCGCGACGGCCGTGGAAGCCGCATTGAAAATGGCTTTCCAGTATCACCGACAGAAGGGCAATAAGCCTGAGCAGCGGGATCTGTTCTGCACCGTGGGCAATGCCTATCACGGCGACACCATCGGCTCGGTCAGCGTCGGCAGTATGGAATTGTTTCATCGGGTGTACGGCCCGTTGCTGTTTCGAACGCTGTCGTGTCCTTCGCCCCAAACACTTCGCCGGCCTGTCGGATTCACTGCTGAGGGTTATCGTGAATTCTGCTTCGCCGAAGTCGAACGCATCGTCGCCGAGAACGCATCACGACTGGCGGCGTTCATTATCGAGCCGCTGGTGCAGGGAGCGGCGGGCATTCTCGTCCATCCGCCGGGGTATCTGCGGCATGTCCGCGAGGTCACGCGGCGACACGGAGTTCCACTGATCGCCGATGAAGTCGCGGTCGGCTTTGGCCGCACCGGAACGCTGTTCGCCTGTGAGCAGGAAGACGTGAGCCCCGACTTGATGTGCCTCGCGAAGGGCCTGACGGGAGGTTATCTGCCAGTCGCGGCAACCCTGGCGACCGATGAGATCTACTCGGCGTTTTTAGGAGATCCGTCGGAAGGCCGCACCTTTTTCCACGGGCACACGTTTACCGGCAATCCGCTCGGCTGCGCGGCGGGGCTGGCGTCGCTGGAGCTGTTTGAACGGAACAAGGTGCTGCAGAACGTCGCGTCGAATTCGCTCAAACTGCGAGAGCGGTTGTCAGTGCTCGACTCACATCCGCATGTCGCCCAGATCAGGCAGAAGGGGATCATGGTCGGCGTCGAACTGGTCCGCGACCGCGAAACGCTTACTTCGTTCCCGTCAGAGCGCAGGACAGGGCATCAAGTCACGCTGGCCGCTCGCCGTCGCGGCGTGATTGTGCGACCGCTGGGAGATGTGGCTGTCTTGATGCCTGCTCCAGCGATGCCTGGTGAATTGATCGACCGGCTCTGTGACGTGTTTCTGGAATCGATCGACGAAGCCACGCTCGAAAGCTGA
- a CDS encoding Hsp20/alpha crystallin family protein: MAVFRWGNPLHSLPDLEREMDRWMKSMDLAFEGLRLGRPFPALNVYATADAYLITAELPGCDVKDLEIHVADGKLTVSGVRSPQADVPADRFRRSERASGAWERIVALPERVDEHHIGAELTNGLLRVTLPKLPATAPRHIKLNDAPASAESSANPA, translated from the coding sequence ATGGCCGTCTTTCGCTGGGGTAATCCGCTGCATTCACTGCCCGATCTCGAACGCGAGATGGATCGGTGGATGAAGAGCATGGACCTCGCGTTCGAAGGCCTGCGGCTGGGACGCCCCTTCCCGGCACTAAACGTCTACGCGACGGCGGATGCTTACCTGATCACCGCTGAACTGCCTGGTTGTGACGTGAAAGATCTGGAAATTCACGTCGCCGACGGCAAACTGACAGTCAGCGGCGTCCGGTCACCGCAGGCGGATGTCCCCGCGGATCGGTTCCGTCGCAGCGAGCGGGCCAGCGGGGCCTGGGAACGAATTGTGGCGCTGCCGGAACGGGTGGACGAGCATCACATCGGTGCTGAACTCACCAACGGACTGCTGCGGGTGACTCTCCCCAAACTCCCGGCGACCGCCCCCCGGCACATCAAACTCAACGACGCCCCAGCCTCGGCCGAGAGTTCGGCGAATCCCGCGTGA
- a CDS encoding Hsp20/alpha crystallin family protein, with the protein MSNAPPPPEEPHPRSPEQAPERWVRTPPIDIFETDQGLVLRADLPGVTADGLELQVQDNRLTLFGRVPTPAPDGSELIHQEYHDGDFLRSFILSDDVDHERISAKLNNGVLEVLLPRIPRAQPRRISIQTQ; encoded by the coding sequence ATGTCGAACGCACCCCCACCCCCTGAAGAACCACACCCGCGGTCGCCTGAACAGGCCCCGGAGCGGTGGGTTCGCACGCCTCCCATCGACATCTTCGAGACCGATCAGGGATTGGTGTTGCGGGCCGATCTGCCAGGGGTCACGGCCGATGGCCTCGAACTGCAAGTGCAGGACAACCGTTTGACCCTCTTTGGTCGCGTTCCGACTCCCGCACCAGATGGCTCCGAGTTGATCCATCAGGAATATCACGACGGCGATTTCCTGCGATCGTTCATTCTCAGCGATGATGTCGACCACGAACGCATTTCCGCCAAGCTGAACAACGGCGTGCTGGAAGTGCTGCTGCCGCGTATTCCGAGAGCGCAGCCGCGACGGATTTCGATTCAGACGCAGTGA
- a CDS encoding alkaline phosphatase family protein gives MPIVFIQTSELSACALGCYGEQRTATPSFDALAAQSLVCNHFYATAWEIGQSSADQVIVINLGIPELDRESLQTAAESWLGEVADQCPGLEGSPPHPQPLSPEYRGEGSSEEQQFVEQLPVEFRHLIVAAARAIALDDALASTLDEIELDPDSDVVIVAGVSGDAGRVPDERPDWLAAVSEPVVHLPLLIHIVGQEQHVRIDELVGVDDLQRLIEMLKNEGPAAVEAWRDSLVHNELRLDSPLSKAVRTQKWLLVEKKNDPDEASAMREVRLFRKPEDVWEMLDVASQFPELIDHYLETGELPADVPFVQHASTEEP, from the coding sequence ATGCCGATTGTTTTCATTCAGACTTCCGAACTGTCGGCCTGTGCGTTGGGTTGCTACGGCGAGCAACGGACTGCCACCCCGAGCTTTGATGCACTGGCAGCACAGTCGCTGGTCTGCAATCACTTTTATGCGACGGCATGGGAGATAGGTCAGTCGAGCGCGGATCAGGTGATTGTCATCAACCTGGGGATCCCCGAACTCGATCGCGAATCACTTCAAACCGCGGCGGAAAGCTGGCTCGGCGAAGTGGCAGATCAATGTCCGGGATTGGAAGGTTCGCCCCCTCACCCCCAGCCCCTCTCCCCCGAGTACAGGGGCGAGGGGAGCAGCGAGGAACAGCAGTTCGTAGAGCAATTGCCTGTCGAATTTCGGCACCTGATTGTCGCGGCCGCCCGGGCCATTGCCTTGGATGACGCACTGGCATCGACTCTCGATGAGATAGAACTCGATCCTGACTCTGATGTGGTGATCGTTGCCGGAGTTTCCGGCGATGCCGGTCGCGTACCCGACGAGCGCCCCGACTGGCTGGCTGCGGTTTCAGAACCGGTAGTCCATCTGCCGTTGCTGATTCACATTGTCGGGCAGGAGCAGCATGTGCGGATTGATGAACTCGTGGGAGTGGACGACCTGCAGCGTCTGATCGAGATGCTGAAGAATGAGGGTCCGGCTGCCGTCGAGGCGTGGCGAGACAGCCTCGTTCACAACGAACTACGTCTCGATTCTCCGCTGAGTAAAGCCGTGCGAACACAAAAGTGGCTGCTGGTCGAAAAGAAAAACGATCCCGACGAAGCATCCGCGATGCGTGAAGTTCGACTCTTCCGCAAACCCGAAGACGTTTGGGAAATGCTCGACGTCGCCTCGCAGTTTCCGGAACTGATCGACCATTATCTGGAGACAGGCGAACTGCCTGCGGATGTGCCCTTCGTTCAACACGCGTCAACCGAGGAGCCGTGA
- a CDS encoding Flp family type IVb pilin, translating into MGAVRRFLQSEDGPTAVEYAVMMALLLMTCIVTIKSVGDATSGIWANNNTKLSEAGF; encoded by the coding sequence ATGGGTGCAGTCCGAAGATTTCTGCAATCGGAAGATGGCCCAACCGCTGTCGAGTACGCCGTCATGATGGCACTGCTCCTCATGACCTGCATTGTCACGATCAAATCGGTCGGCGACGCCACCAGCGGGATCTGGGCGAACAACAATACCAAGCTAAGCGAAGCGGGCTTTTAG
- a CDS encoding FHA domain-containing protein, translating to MKMVLVPLDGGPTVVLDRAILFFGRGPECDIVLTSSRKVSRKHCCIAQIDDRFVVRDLGSMNGMRVNDTVVTSEAPIGEGDVLWVGDVGFRLAPHGQTPPKATAVKATGMKAAAPRQAPPVSQHMVSSEFPVAIPDVDGGFSSGRTGGQQIIPDDEIVELNDSDILE from the coding sequence ATGAAGATGGTACTGGTGCCCTTGGATGGCGGTCCGACCGTCGTGCTCGATCGCGCCATCCTCTTCTTCGGACGGGGACCGGAATGCGACATCGTGCTGACGTCGAGCCGCAAAGTCTCACGCAAACATTGCTGCATTGCCCAGATTGATGACCGTTTCGTCGTCCGCGATCTCGGCAGCATGAACGGCATGCGGGTGAACGATACTGTCGTGACCAGCGAAGCTCCGATCGGCGAAGGGGATGTTCTCTGGGTCGGTGATGTCGGTTTTCGACTCGCCCCGCACGGGCAGACGCCTCCCAAGGCGACGGCTGTGAAAGCAACTGGAATGAAAGCGGCCGCTCCTCGTCAAGCACCGCCTGTGTCGCAACACATGGTCAGCAGCGAGTTTCCGGTGGCCATTCCGGACGTTGACGGCGGCTTTTCTTCCGGACGCACCGGCGGTCAGCAGATCATTCCCGACGACGAAATCGTCGAGTTGAATGACAGTGACATTCTCGAATAG
- a CDS encoding chloride channel protein codes for MKFLSRWLQTLDWKTSGKWTVLSVLVGIIAGLGGIVFLVLGQLVTHYTLVPIAGYAPRDSAGEFSLFHLEHPPELNAWLIIPVMIVGGLASGWLVYTFAPEAEGHGTDAAIEAFHQKRGLIRARIPFIKTLASALTLGTGGSGGREGPIAQIGAAFGSYLGTVLKLPARDRRILLAAGVGAGIGAIFRAPLAGALFAAEILYSESDLETDVIIPAATASIVGYTVFTLWLPADVRHLPLFGNGLKGYAWNSPLELVLYGVLALMLVPCVAFYVNTFYGTQRLFEKVPLPKKYRPAIGAGLAGLIGVGLFQLWGQDRAALAVLSTGYGTLQDALSNAGTVGIPLLLTVAAVKVVTTSLTISSGGSGGVFGPSMVIGGCIGSAIGLIFQHFFPGIVSRPETFGLVGMAGFFSGCAHAPFSTIIMVSEITGGYGLLLPAMWVSTLTFVLCRPWKLYSKQVPSRLESPAHRGDFLIDVLEGLRVDDIYHPRNDFVTIPEGTKLKEIVQKVAATEQHFFPVTDANGKIIGIFSEDDVRPYLYDQTLWTLANARDIMNPRVISVTPHDDLNTAMRCFTTIAMDEIPVVDAEDRGKLLGTLRHQEAISAYNRRVMEFKQSAADHAT; via the coding sequence GTGAAATTCCTGTCCCGCTGGCTGCAAACGCTCGACTGGAAAACCTCTGGAAAATGGACGGTGCTGTCCGTTCTGGTGGGGATCATCGCCGGGCTGGGGGGCATCGTCTTCCTGGTACTGGGCCAACTGGTGACCCACTACACGCTGGTCCCCATTGCCGGGTATGCCCCGCGCGACTCGGCGGGGGAATTCAGCCTGTTCCATCTCGAACATCCGCCTGAGCTGAATGCCTGGCTGATTATCCCGGTGATGATCGTCGGGGGCCTGGCATCCGGCTGGCTGGTGTACACGTTTGCTCCGGAAGCGGAAGGGCACGGGACCGATGCCGCCATCGAGGCCTTCCACCAGAAGCGGGGACTGATTCGCGCCCGCATTCCCTTTATCAAAACACTCGCCTCGGCGCTGACGCTGGGAACCGGAGGATCCGGCGGACGGGAAGGGCCCATTGCGCAGATCGGAGCGGCCTTCGGGTCGTATCTGGGAACCGTGCTGAAGCTGCCGGCGCGGGATCGCCGCATCCTGCTCGCGGCGGGAGTCGGGGCAGGCATCGGGGCGATCTTTCGAGCGCCGCTGGCTGGGGCCTTATTTGCGGCGGAGATTCTGTACAGCGAGTCGGATCTCGAAACCGACGTCATCATTCCCGCCGCGACGGCTTCGATTGTCGGCTACACGGTGTTCACGCTCTGGCTGCCTGCCGATGTGCGTCATTTGCCGCTGTTCGGCAACGGACTGAAAGGCTACGCCTGGAATTCACCGCTGGAACTCGTGCTGTACGGCGTGCTGGCGCTCATGCTGGTGCCGTGTGTGGCGTTCTATGTGAACACGTTCTACGGCACCCAGCGACTGTTCGAAAAAGTGCCGTTGCCCAAGAAATACCGGCCGGCCATCGGCGCAGGGCTGGCGGGATTGATCGGGGTCGGCCTGTTCCAACTGTGGGGACAGGACCGCGCCGCACTGGCGGTGCTGTCGACCGGCTATGGCACACTGCAGGATGCCTTATCCAACGCCGGCACGGTCGGCATCCCGCTGCTGCTCACCGTGGCTGCGGTGAAGGTGGTCACGACGTCACTCACCATCTCGTCCGGCGGATCAGGCGGGGTCTTTGGGCCGTCGATGGTGATCGGCGGTTGCATCGGCTCTGCCATCGGGCTGATTTTTCAGCACTTCTTTCCGGGGATCGTGTCTCGACCAGAAACCTTTGGCCTGGTCGGGATGGCGGGCTTTTTCTCAGGCTGTGCTCATGCTCCGTTTTCGACGATCATCATGGTCTCGGAAATCACTGGCGGCTATGGCCTGCTGCTGCCGGCCATGTGGGTGTCGACCCTGACGTTCGTCCTCTGTCGCCCCTGGAAGCTGTATTCGAAACAGGTGCCCAGCCGGCTCGAATCGCCTGCCCATCGGGGGGATTTTCTTATCGACGTGCTGGAAGGCCTGCGGGTCGACGACATCTATCATCCTCGCAACGATTTCGTCACGATCCCCGAGGGAACAAAGCTCAAGGAGATCGTGCAAAAGGTCGCTGCGACCGAGCAGCACTTCTTTCCGGTCACCGACGCCAACGGCAAAATCATCGGCATCTTTTCGGAGGACGATGTCCGCCCCTATCTGTATGACCAGACGTTGTGGACGCTGGCAAATGCCCGTGACATCATGAATCCCCGGGTGATCAGCGTCACTCCCCACGATGATCTGAACACGGCCATGCGGTGCTTCACCACGATTGCCATGGACGAAATTCCCGTGGTCGATGCGGAAGATCGCGGAAAACTGCTGGGGACATTGCGGCATCAGGAGGCGATTTCTGCATACAATCGTCGCGTGATGGAATTCAAACAGTCCGCGGCCGATCACGCTACCTGA